GGTGTAACAGCTAATGCTGCAACACCTGTTGTTCCTTCAGTGGGAGCATATGAATCCGGGGTATACAGGAATCTGTTTGCCGAAATAGGAAAAACCGATGCAGAAATCAAAGCAAAATTGGAAAAAGAGTTTCAATCACTATTTCACGGCGACAGCAACCACAAGATCATGTACGAAGTAGGCTCCGATATGGCGTATATCCTGGACGTCAATAATAATGATATCCGTAGTGAAGGTCAGTCCTACGGAATGATGCACTGCGTACAAATGGATAAGAAGACAGAGTTTGATAAGTTGTGGAAATGGGCAAAGACATATATGCAACATACAAGTGCGGATCTAAAAGGATTTTTTGCCTGGCAATTACGTCCGGATGGATCAATAATAGATAGAACCCCTGCTTCCGACGGAGATGAATATTTTGCAATGTCACTCTTGTTTGCTGCTAAACGTTGGGGCAACGGTACAGGAATTTTCAACTATCAAGCCGAAGCTAATGCAATATTGGATGCAATGCTTCACCAGTCTGATGACGGACAAGGCTACAACCTTATAAATAAAAACTCAAACCAAGTAGTTTTCTGTCCTACTTCGGGCAACTATGACTTCACCGATCCATCATACCATCTCCCTGGTTTTTATGAACTGTTTGCTTTATGGGGACCTGAAAGAGACAGGGAAACATGGAAAAAGGTTGCAACAACAAGCAGAGAATTTTTCAAAAAGACAACTCATCCAACAACAGGCCTAGCACCTGATTATGCGAATTTCGACGGAACTCCAAAAAATGTATCATGGGGTCCTGAGCATGTTGACTTCCGTTACGATGCTTGGCGTACTATAAATAATAGTGCCTTTGACTATGCATGGTTTGCAAAAGATCCATGGGCAAAAACCTATGCCGACAGAATTCAGGATTTCTTTGTCAGCAAGGGTCGTACAACCTATGGAGGATGTTTCAAACTTGACGGTACACAACTCAATACCGACCACTCACCTGGACTTGTAGCCATGAATGCTGTTGGAAGTCTAGCAGCAACAAAAGCTCAAGCATATGATTTTGTTGAGGACCTGTGGAAGCTATCTGCACCAAGCGGACAATACAGGTATTATGACGGTTGCCTCTTCATGTTTGGTTTACTTCATGCCAGCGGTAACTTCAAGATTTGGGGAGCACCTATGTCATCCTCTTCACCAAGCACTGAGCCAAGCAACACTCCAACACCAACCAAAAATTCTTCCGGACCATCAACTTCAGGAGACATCAATAATGACGGTGTTGTAAACATGGCGGATGTTATAATTATGGCAACTTCATTTAATGCAGTTCGTGGCGATGCAAAATATGTTGCAAACTATGACCTCAATAATGACGGTGCTATAAACATGGCGGATGTTCTTGTTATTGCGATTAATTTCGGAAAGACAGTTACTCCTTCATCATCAACATCAGCTCCAACATCAACTCCAACATCAACACCAACAAGCGTACCTTCACCAACTGTTAACCCTAATGCAAAGCTTATTGCTTTGACATTTGATGACGGACCGGATAACACAAAGACAGCCAGAGTACTTGACAAACTTGACAAATATAAAGTTCCTGCTACATTTATGATGATTGGACAAAATATAAGCAGCGGCACAAGTGCTATTATTAAAAGAGTTGTTAATTCCGGACATGAAATAGGAAACCATTCATGGGATTATTCAAGTATGAATAGCATGTCCTCAACGCAGATTAAAGACTATATAAGCAGGACAAGTGCTGCTATTCAGCAGTATGCAGGTGTAACACCTAAGTTCTTCCGTGCACCTAACCTTGCTTATAGCCAAACCATGTACGATGCTATTGATCTTACATTTGTACAGGGTGTTACTTGTAATGACTGGAGTCAATCTTCAACTGCCCAGCAGAGAGCTAACGATATAATAAAAGGAGCTAGAGACGGTATGATTGCTCTGATGCATGACAATCAGCCTGATCCACATCCGACTCCTGAAGCTCTTGATATAATAATTCCTACTCTTCAGAGTCAGGGATATGAATTTGTAACTTTAAGTGAATTGTTCAAGAGAAAGGGTGTTACAGTTCCTAATCCAAGTGACAACAAAGCATATTCATATGTACCTAACTAAAAAGCGTTAAATCTTAGGCATAACAAAATCACGAAGTGATTTTGCAACCTTGGTCGTTGTCGTGAGAAATTGTGGCGTAGAATACCCTAATTTCTTTGACATAATAAAATGGGGCAGAGTGATTAACATCAATCTGTCCCTAATTTTATGTCGTGAGAAATCGCAGTTTGCTTTTTTTGCAGCAATAAATTAAAATTAAATGAATAAAATATTCTTCTATTGGAGGCAAAAAAATGACTAAACCGGACATTAATGATTCCATTCAAAGGTTTGATGAGCATCATATTGAAAGGCATGAATATTTTCTGAACTTTAAGCAGCAAAATAAAATTGGGTTGTTATTTATAGGAGATTCAATAACCAGAAGATGGTTAGAACAACCACAAAACCTATTGTGGGATTCATATTTTTCAAAGTATAACCCGGCCAATTTCGGTGTTGGAATGGATATGATACAAAACCTTAAATGGCGGCTTTTAAATGGAGAGCTAGAAGACATACAACCCAAGATTGTTGTTTTACTTATTGGAACAAATAATTTACCCAATTATAATATAGATGAGGTGTACCAGGGAGTAGAAGGATTGGTAGATGTTATACAGCAGAAATTGCCACACTCAAAGATAATTTTAATGGGTCTTTTACCGAGAGATCCTGATGATGCATGTAATGATTATATAAGTATAGTAACTGAAATAAATGCTGAACTTTTCAAAATGGCTAAAACCCGAAATCTAATATTTTTAGATATAGGAAAAGAATACATAATAGAAAACAACAGGGTGGATAGATCGTTGATGGATGATGGATTACACTTGATTGAGCCAGGATATAAAATATGGGGAGATAGAATAAGCCCTATTATAAAGGAATATTTTTAAGTTTACTTTAAGCATAATGAACAAAATTTCAATGGAGTAATTGTAGTGCAAATTGTACTATAGTTACTCCATTATTTAATGAATGGCAAATAGCAAATTATTCACTTAATGTAAGCGGATTATAGCTATGTTTCTTTTTAAATTCAAGAGGAGTTAGGCTATTATACTTTTTGAATACGTAACTAAAGTAAGGTGAGTTCTCAAATCCGCACAGTTCGGAGATTTCGGCTATGGAATAGCATGTTCTTGTAAGGAGCTTTTTTGCTTTATCCAATCTGCATCTTATTATAAATTCATTAGGTGTAATGCCCACAGTTCCTGTAAAAATTTTATGAAAATGGTGAGGGCTTATATTTGCAACTCTAGATAAGTCATTCAAAACAATTTTTTTCTCTAAATTATTATTTATGTATTCAATAACTTTTTTTATTGTACAATAATGGGGAGACAAATACATAGAGTTACTAACGAAGGACTCTGTGGAGTCCTGGTAAAGATAGTACATTAGATTCAATATATTTGCTTTGAGAAACAAATCAGAAGCAGGAGAGGGCGTAACAAATTCTTTTAATATGGAATCAAAAATATATAGACTTTTTTCCATATTAAAAGGATGGAACAATGTGGGTATTTTTTCAAGTATGGGATTTATACAATAGTTTTGATAATCCTGCTTGTTATAAACATAATAGCTGTCAGGATTTTTACCTGTATTACTAAGTATATCCACACATATAAGATAACAGCTGTAAGGCATTATACCTTGAGTATATTGTCCTGGTTTCCTGAATAATATATCTCCCTGTTTTACTTTGTAAAGTTTATCATCAATAATCTGGGAGCCATTGCCATAAACTATCAGTTCGAATTCATAATCAAATACATAACGTTCAGGGAGGCGGTATCCTTCCGGCATATCAGCACCCTCATAAAATAACGCGGCTGTAAGCACCTTTGGTGCTATCTCTTCGTTTTTAACATTAACTTTTTTTAGCACTATCCCCATAAAACAAATCCCCCTAATAAAATATTAGCACAAGATTTTGAAATAATAAAATAATTTATTTAATCTAAATGGTGATATGGTAGTAAACATGTCTGATGTTATTTTGATTGCGGGTGCTTTTAACTCGGTTACAGGAGACGGCAAATACGTTGCTGCTTATGATTTAAATGATGATGGTGCAATCAATATGTTAGTCGTATTGATTATCGCAGGGAAATTTAAATTAATAATAAATAATACAAATACACCGACAACAACTAATACGCCAACGGTAACTCCAAGGCCTACACCCAGCACCACAACTTATGATCGGAATGGAATTATCGGCACAGGACAAAGTCTTGGGGTAGGTGCGTCGGCCAATCCTGTAAAAACTACTGCACAGCCTTATAACAACCTAAAGCTGTCATTGGGAAGTTTGAAGGTGCCTCCATTTGACCCAAACAGCACTCAGCTTAAGATGGTTCCATTGGTTGAACCTATAAGAAACTTTGCTACAGGCTATCCGGCACCATATCTAGGAAACCTTTTTGGAGAACCCCCCCACTCCAGCAATGGGTAACCAGATAACCTCCATGGTAAAATCAGCAGGGGGAACTGACTATATTACGGTACACACTGTTATTGGTGAAGCGGGACAGGGGTATGTTGCCCTTAAGAAGGGTGCAACCGACACAGGCTCAGTAGGTCGTGCCTATGCAGCATCAATGTTTGAATAATTTATATATATCTTTTCATATGCTCCTAATTAATATAATATAAATAATGAGTAAAGATAAAACACTTTAAGTCCTAAGTATTTAAAGTGTTTTACCTTTATAGAGAGAAATCTATTTTATTAAATATTAAAAAATGTAAGATAAATAACACTTTTAACTTAGAAAGGATTACTAAAATGATCATTGTAGATGCACATTGCGATACAATCACAAAAATAATGGAAACAGGGGAGAGTCTACATACCAATAAATGTCATATAGACATGGAGCGTATGATCAATGCAGGACAATATGTCCAATTCTTTGCTGCTTTTATAGACCCGTCTTTTGGTCAGGCATATGCTATGAAAAGGGCAGTCCAGATTATCGACAGGTTTTATGAGGAGATTGATAATAACACTTGCATCAGCCTTTGTACAAATTATGACGAAGTAATGAAGGCCATAAATGCAAAAAAAGTTGCTGCAATTCTCTCAATAGAGGGAGGGGATGCATTGCAAGGCGATCTGGCCGCTCTTAGAATGTTTTATAAGCTTGGTGTCAGGAGTGTCTGCCTTACATGGAATTATAGAAACGAAATAGCGGATGGGGTGTTAGACGGTAGTTCGGGCGGAGGATTAACGCCCTTTGGCAAGAAACTTATTGTAGAAATGAACAGGCTTGGAATGATTGTTGATGTATCACACATTTCAGAAAAAGGCTTCTGG
The Pseudobacteroides sp. DNA segment above includes these coding regions:
- a CDS encoding glycosyl hydrolase family 8; the protein is GVTANAATPVVPSVGAYESGVYRNLFAEIGKTDAEIKAKLEKEFQSLFHGDSNHKIMYEVGSDMAYILDVNNNDIRSEGQSYGMMHCVQMDKKTEFDKLWKWAKTYMQHTSADLKGFFAWQLRPDGSIIDRTPASDGDEYFAMSLLFAAKRWGNGTGIFNYQAEANAILDAMLHQSDDGQGYNLINKNSNQVVFCPTSGNYDFTDPSYHLPGFYELFALWGPERDRETWKKVATTSREFFKKTTHPTTGLAPDYANFDGTPKNVSWGPEHVDFRYDAWRTINNSAFDYAWFAKDPWAKTYADRIQDFFVSKGRTTYGGCFKLDGTQLNTDHSPGLVAMNAVGSLAATKAQAYDFVEDLWKLSAPSGQYRYYDGCLFMFGLLHASGNFKIWGAPMSSSSPSTEPSNTPTPTKNSSGPSTSGDINNDGVVNMADVIIMATSFNAVRGDAKYVANYDLNNDGAINMADVLVIAINFGKTVTPSSSTSAPTSTPTSTPTSVPSPTVNPNAKLIALTFDDGPDNTKTARVLDKLDKYKVPATFMMIGQNISSGTSAIIKRVVNSGHEIGNHSWDYSSMNSMSSTQIKDYISRTSAAIQQYAGVTPKFFRAPNLAYSQTMYDAIDLTFVQGVTCNDWSQSSTAQQRANDIIKGARDGMIALMHDNQPDPHPTPEALDIIIPTLQSQGYEFVTLSELFKRKGVTVPNPSDNKAYSYVPN
- a CDS encoding GDSL-type esterase/lipase family protein, whose amino-acid sequence is MTKPDINDSIQRFDEHHIERHEYFLNFKQQNKIGLLFIGDSITRRWLEQPQNLLWDSYFSKYNPANFGVGMDMIQNLKWRLLNGELEDIQPKIVVLLIGTNNLPNYNIDEVYQGVEGLVDVIQQKLPHSKIILMGLLPRDPDDACNDYISIVTEINAELFKMAKTRNLIFLDIGKEYIIENNRVDRSLMDDGLHLIEPGYKIWGDRISPIIKEYF
- a CDS encoding AraC family transcriptional regulator, translated to MGIVLKKVNVKNEEIAPKVLTAALFYEGADMPEGYRLPERYVFDYEFELIVYGNGSQIIDDKLYKVKQGDILFRKPGQYTQGIMPYSCYLICVDILSNTGKNPDSYYVYNKQDYQNYCINPILEKIPTLFHPFNMEKSLYIFDSILKEFVTPSPASDLFLKANILNLMYYLYQDSTESFVSNSMYLSPHYCTIKKVIEYINNNLEKKIVLNDLSRVANISPHHFHKIFTGTVGITPNEFIIRCRLDKAKKLLTRTCYSIAEISELCGFENSPYFSYVFKKYNSLTPLEFKKKHSYNPLTLSE
- a CDS encoding dipeptidase, which produces MIIVDAHCDTITKIMETGESLHTNKCHIDMERMINAGQYVQFFAAFIDPSFGQAYAMKRAVQIIDRFYEEIDNNTCISLCTNYDEVMKAINAKKVAAILSIEGGDALQGDLAALRMFYKLGVRSVCLTWNYRNEIADGVLDGSSGGGLTPFGKKLIVEMNRLGMIVDVSHISEKGFWDCIELTKKPLIASHSNAKKLCTHARNLTDEQLNAIKDNGGVAGINFYPRFLKDNGSASLNDIVRHIEYICSLVGVNHVGFGSDFDGIESVPEGVNGIQDMGKVLNELVRLNYKSEDIEKIAGLNFLRVIKDTIIS